A part of Paenibacillus donghaensis genomic DNA contains:
- a CDS encoding MFS transporter: MKNSKQAGTSLLRNKVYVRMYTAFATATFGDWFDALAIQVMVGYRWQASPLMLALIPISMALPGIILGSIAGVAADRLNKLQLMRLCDLLTALLTLVVLLAPSMVWLLPVLMLRAAVSTLNVPAQQSMTRSIVREDQLLQATSLNGLVNQGSKIAGPLLGGLALSLLSPHWCIVLNAGLRLCSFLLLLTINKEAGARQAGGVERGEAAGFAAAGTLETAIPDTAGGEAQEPRVPLRTLWREGWSFLLSSRLLLSTMLFGLTGALAIQMIDFQFTSLFRDIAPAEEAMLGWMVAASGAGAILMIMLMGKLNQGTGYGWKLGTGYALIGAAVVGLGLLQPGVSVLPVLLLGFVLGAGNGIFLITFNYCLQKETPPSMTGRIFGIQNTVLSTVMIVAPLLGGLLVEFAGPGVIFVSFGAVIALLGLLGIGLGRVLWPVARELGAEAQVAEHSARVNDSRVKVGSGAGDPQ, from the coding sequence ATGAAGAATTCTAAACAAGCAGGAACCAGCCTGCTGCGGAACAAGGTATATGTGCGGATGTACACCGCTTTTGCCACGGCGACTTTCGGCGACTGGTTTGATGCGCTGGCTATTCAGGTCATGGTGGGCTACCGCTGGCAGGCCAGCCCGCTGATGCTGGCGCTGATTCCTATCTCCATGGCGTTGCCGGGAATCATCCTTGGCTCCATAGCCGGGGTGGCTGCCGACCGTCTGAATAAGCTGCAGCTGATGCGGCTGTGCGATTTGCTGACAGCACTGCTTACGCTGGTTGTGCTGCTTGCGCCGTCGATGGTTTGGCTGCTTCCAGTCCTTATGCTGCGGGCGGCAGTGTCCACCTTGAACGTACCAGCACAGCAGTCGATGACCCGCAGCATTGTGCGGGAGGACCAGCTGCTTCAGGCGACATCGCTCAACGGACTGGTGAACCAAGGCTCCAAAATCGCCGGACCCCTGCTCGGCGGTCTCGCGCTATCGCTCCTGTCGCCGCATTGGTGTATTGTGCTGAATGCCGGGCTGCGGCTGTGCTCGTTTCTGCTGCTGTTGACTATCAACAAGGAGGCAGGAGCGAGGCAGGCAGGCGGCGTGGAGCGAGGAGAAGCTGCAGGGTTTGCAGCAGCGGGCACACTAGAGACCGCCATTCCCGATACAGCCGGTGGCGAGGCTCAGGAGCCGCGTGTTCCACTACGTACCCTGTGGCGTGAGGGCTGGAGTTTCCTCCTCAGCAGCCGTCTGCTGCTGAGCACCATGCTGTTTGGACTAACCGGCGCGCTTGCCATCCAGATGATTGATTTTCAGTTCACCAGTCTGTTCCGCGACATTGCGCCTGCCGAAGAAGCGATGCTGGGGTGGATGGTGGCGGCTTCGGGAGCCGGAGCCATTCTGATGATTATGCTCATGGGTAAGCTGAACCAGGGCACCGGCTACGGCTGGAAGCTGGGAACAGGGTATGCGCTGATTGGAGCGGCAGTGGTAGGACTTGGGCTGCTGCAGCCAGGAGTCTCCGTACTGCCGGTGCTGCTGCTGGGTTTTGTGCTGGGTGCGGGGAACGGGATATTTTTAATTACCTTTAATTATTGTCTGCAAAAAGAAACCCCGCCTTCCATGACAGGCCGCATCTTCGGCATCCAGAATACCGTGCTCAGCACCGTGATGATCGTGGCTCCGCTGCTGGGTGGCCTATTGGTGGAGTTTGCCGGTCCGGGCGTGATCTTTGTCAGTTTCGGAGCGGTAATTGCGCTGCTTGGCCTGCTGGGAATAGGGCTTGGGCGTGTGCTGTGGCCTGTAGCGCGGGAACTGGGCGCTGAAGCGCAGGTGGCAGAGCATTCAGCTAGGGTCAATGATTCGCGGGTGAAGGTTGGGAGCGGCGCAGGCGACCCTCAATAA
- a CDS encoding AraC family transcriptional regulator, with protein MGYTEDVQRTIDYIEDNLKKPMTLEDCARVSGYSKFHFHRVFSIHLGLTMMEYIRKRRLSHAMLDVINGRRILDIALDYGYSSERAFSRAFLQEFGQIPSRCREAVYAVPPIPVLADTLNQRIGGVQMNYLSEVTISTLPAFTVASAVRVSDEPEDDVITYLTDWSERTGIGAGTRRFGFDAAISEEQQQEGLRGYEYWVELKETAVVLPEDVVLKQVEGCKYAMLRITEPFVDPFERIPRGWQQLAAWVNSRGYHTDCGKERYWLEEKLELQDAVVMDLYFPIE; from the coding sequence TTGGGTTATACAGAGGATGTGCAGAGGACTATCGATTACATTGAAGACAACCTGAAAAAGCCGATGACACTGGAGGATTGCGCCCGTGTCTCCGGGTACTCCAAGTTTCATTTCCATAGGGTCTTCAGTATTCATCTCGGCCTCACGATGATGGAATATATCCGCAAACGCAGGCTCAGTCATGCGATGCTGGATGTGATCAACGGACGCAGAATACTGGATATTGCCCTGGATTACGGCTATAGCTCCGAGCGGGCATTCAGCAGGGCATTTCTGCAGGAATTCGGCCAGATTCCAAGCAGATGCAGGGAAGCGGTATACGCTGTCCCTCCCATACCGGTGTTGGCGGATACCTTAAACCAAAGGATTGGTGGCGTTCAAATGAATTACTTAAGCGAGGTAACGATAAGCACTCTGCCAGCGTTTACAGTTGCAAGTGCAGTGAGGGTCAGCGACGAGCCTGAAGATGATGTCATTACTTATCTGACCGATTGGTCGGAACGGACGGGGATTGGAGCGGGTACAAGAAGATTTGGTTTCGATGCTGCGATATCCGAGGAGCAGCAGCAGGAAGGGCTGAGAGGATATGAATATTGGGTCGAGCTTAAGGAGACAGCGGTTGTTCTGCCGGAAGATGTAGTGCTGAAACAAGTGGAAGGCTGCAAATATGCGATGCTGCGTATTACCGAACCTTTTGTAGACCCGTTCGAGCGGATTCCGCGGGGCTGGCAGCAACTGGCCGCCTGGGTGAACAGCAGGGGATATCATACCGATTGCGGCAAAGAACGGTATTGGCTGGAGGAGAAGCTTGAGCTTCAGGATGCGGTTGTGATGGATCTTTATTTTCCAATCGAATAA
- a CDS encoding RDD family protein, with protein METDRFGNSAGQKLPGTMKQTGSTRVERLLEDDFVGFGMRVLISLIDALILAVPSYLLDRWVPSWADSLQNELPLALPWILIVAYYVVCVPLFGGTPGRLILGTRIVNAEGKYPGVLQALLRHGFYIINSTLALLLIMVEYDYTVLSEFARSWQGPIAVTNFLMGGVVLADVLAILFTVRKRALHDLVAGTYVVYKAGLEYAEAVEDRR; from the coding sequence TTGGAAACGGACCGTTTTGGCAACAGCGCCGGACAGAAACTGCCGGGCACAATGAAGCAGACGGGCAGCACAAGGGTAGAGCGGCTTCTGGAGGATGATTTTGTAGGTTTCGGAATGCGGGTTCTGATCAGCTTGATCGATGCCCTTATTCTTGCGGTACCTTCCTATTTGCTCGACAGGTGGGTCCCTTCATGGGCCGATTCCCTGCAAAATGAGCTGCCGCTGGCACTCCCCTGGATTTTGATTGTCGCTTATTATGTGGTTTGTGTTCCCTTGTTCGGCGGGACTCCGGGCAGGCTGATTCTGGGAACAAGAATTGTGAATGCGGAGGGTAAGTATCCCGGCGTGCTGCAAGCGCTGCTCAGACATGGGTTCTATATCATTAATAGTACGCTGGCCCTGCTGCTGATAATGGTTGAATATGATTATACGGTTTTGTCCGAGTTTGCCCGCAGCTGGCAAGGACCGATCGCTGTGACTAATTTTCTGATGGGTGGGGTCGTGCTGGCTGATGTGCTGGCTATTCTGTTCACGGTCCGCAAGCGGGCGTTGCATGATCTCGTTGCCGGGACTTATGTAGTTTATAAGGCAGGGCTGGAGTATGCAGAGGCGGTAGAGGATCGGAGATAA
- a CDS encoding TatD family hydrolase → MIDAHIHLEQYTAEVVAQMMRELPAADVEAVVAVSMNLESCERTRQLAAAYPAQVRPAYGFHPEQPLPAAAELETLLAWISSHAAECVAVGEIGLPYYTRAEALERGEPFEMAPYIALLDRLLGLAARLDKPVVLHAVYEDAMLACDLLEKHGIRRAHFHWFKGSEEAVSRMAKRGYYISFTPDILYEDEIRQLACVYPPQLVMAETDGPWPFEGVFAGQDTHPRMIREVAAAWGGLHGYAPSHAEELLTANTRRFYGM, encoded by the coding sequence ATGATTGATGCCCATATCCATCTTGAGCAATACACCGCGGAGGTTGTGGCGCAGATGATGAGAGAGCTTCCGGCTGCTGATGTGGAGGCTGTGGTGGCCGTCTCGATGAATCTGGAGTCGTGCGAGCGCACCCGGCAGCTGGCCGCAGCTTATCCAGCGCAGGTCCGGCCAGCTTATGGCTTCCACCCTGAGCAGCCGCTGCCTGCGGCGGCTGAACTGGAGACTCTGCTGGCCTGGATCAGTAGCCATGCTGCGGAATGTGTAGCGGTCGGCGAGATCGGACTGCCTTATTACACTAGGGCTGAAGCGCTGGAGCGCGGCGAGCCCTTCGAGATGGCGCCTTATATAGCGCTGCTGGACCGTCTCCTTGGACTTGCCGCACGTCTGGACAAGCCCGTTGTCCTTCACGCGGTCTATGAGGACGCGATGCTGGCCTGCGACCTGCTGGAGAAACACGGCATCCGCCGCGCTCATTTCCATTGGTTCAAAGGCTCGGAGGAGGCAGTCTCCCGCATGGCGAAGCGGGGCTATTACATCTCCTTCACGCCCGATATCCTCTATGAGGACGAAATCCGCCAGCTGGCGTGTGTTTATCCGCCGCAGCTGGTAATGGCCGAAACCGATGGACCCTGGCCGTTTGAGGGCGTTTTTGCGGGCCAGGACACCCACCCTCGGATGATCCGCGAGGTAGCTGCGGCCTGGGGCGGACTGCATGGCTATGCTCCGTCTCATGCCGAGGAGCTACTCACCGCCAATACCCGGCGTTTCTATGGGATGTAG
- a CDS encoding sigma-70 family RNA polymerase sigma factor: MNIITRIQSGDETALRLLMDEYGNLLLRTACLLLKDRQTAEEAVQDTFIQAYAKIGQLHDPAKLKPWLLRIVLNRCRMRQRTWSWRHIFPGGDALLRADEESASSAGAEERVIAQWNNLRLTEAVQSLKYLYRECVTLYYFHELSVQEISAQLEIPENTIKSRLARGRALLKKELEKEDVYDG, translated from the coding sequence CTGAATATTATCACAAGAATTCAATCCGGGGATGAGACGGCTCTCCGCCTGCTGATGGACGAATATGGGAATCTGCTGCTGCGTACAGCCTGCTTGCTGCTGAAGGACCGGCAAACTGCGGAAGAAGCCGTTCAGGATACCTTCATTCAAGCCTATGCCAAAATCGGCCAGCTTCACGATCCCGCGAAGCTGAAGCCCTGGCTGCTGCGCATTGTCCTCAACCGCTGCCGGATGCGGCAGCGCACCTGGAGCTGGCGCCACATCTTCCCTGGCGGCGATGCCCTACTACGGGCAGACGAAGAATCCGCCTCTAGCGCCGGGGCGGAGGAACGGGTAATTGCCCAGTGGAACAACCTCAGGCTGACTGAAGCCGTGCAAAGTCTGAAATACCTCTACCGCGAGTGCGTGACTTTATATTATTTTCATGAGCTGAGTGTGCAAGAGATTTCGGCACAGCTGGAGATCCCGGAGAATACGATCAAATCGCGGCTCGCCCGCGGGCGGGCTTTATTGAAAAAGGAACTGGAGAAGGAGGACGTCTACGATGGTTAA
- a CDS encoding copper amine oxidase N-terminal domain-containing protein, which translates to MRKIIMIGAIVLSLTTNGAVASIHTGTAHAAASSLKLEVDGQTVLPAIPPFYSGELAYVPARVLLEYYPGDLKWNNTLKTLTFSTHDDMPDSTLKPGDSYMKSYFAQNQKLQLDGPAILRNGHMYIPVNTLTSLTGATVKLDTARTSVTVIPGSLSTTVRTPTEPLAVAEDNPKVKLYAVLKDGHTYKGHILEVNGKKHTYNWQTPRLLSHPPQLFYADIDKDGKPEVVVVMTLGTGTGMVEQRIHVVNPEDWTELAVPEAYKAAGDWLSSSVSAVGKDMLVKLQVKGDSASAVTLRFPDRMSYEGEDGTYNKHAGIGAVTYYSVESGKLKAVTNVTIGFVESIGNLTVLYQAGGSGMEAGSVKFELHDEYAQYVVKP; encoded by the coding sequence ATGAGAAAAATCATTATGATCGGTGCTATCGTCCTCTCCTTAACTACAAACGGAGCAGTGGCTTCCATACATACAGGCACGGCACATGCGGCCGCCTCTTCTCTAAAGCTTGAAGTGGACGGACAAACCGTTCTTCCGGCGATTCCACCCTTCTATTCCGGCGAGCTTGCCTATGTTCCCGCAAGAGTGCTGCTGGAGTATTATCCCGGCGACCTCAAATGGAACAACACCTTGAAGACATTAACCTTCTCCACTCATGACGATATGCCCGACTCCACACTGAAGCCTGGGGATTCTTATATGAAGTCTTATTTTGCGCAAAATCAAAAACTGCAGCTTGACGGTCCTGCGATCCTGCGGAACGGGCACATGTATATTCCCGTCAATACGCTGACCAGTCTCACCGGAGCTACAGTCAAGCTGGACACTGCACGAACAAGCGTAACTGTTATTCCCGGCAGTCTGAGCACCACAGTAAGGACTCCAACCGAGCCGCTGGCCGTGGCTGAGGACAATCCCAAGGTCAAGCTGTATGCCGTCCTCAAAGACGGTCATACCTACAAAGGGCATATTCTTGAAGTGAATGGCAAGAAGCACACTTACAACTGGCAGACCCCTCGTCTGCTCAGCCATCCGCCGCAGCTGTTCTATGCAGATATCGACAAGGACGGGAAGCCGGAAGTGGTCGTAGTCATGACACTGGGCACTGGAACCGGTATGGTAGAACAGCGGATTCACGTCGTTAATCCAGAGGATTGGACAGAGCTGGCCGTTCCGGAAGCCTACAAGGCTGCCGGAGATTGGCTCTCTTCCTCAGTTAGTGCAGTTGGGAAGGATATGCTGGTCAAACTTCAGGTGAAGGGCGATTCAGCCTCTGCGGTAACCCTGCGGTTTCCCGACCGGATGAGCTATGAAGGCGAGGATGGCACCTATAATAAGCATGCGGGAATAGGCGCAGTTACTTATTACAGCGTGGAATCCGGCAAGCTGAAGGCGGTAACCAACGTCACGATCGGTTTTGTGGAGAGTATCGGCAACTTAACGGTGCTGTATCAAGCAGGGGGCAGCGGAATGGAAGCGGGGTCTGTAAAGTTTGAGCTGCATGATGAATATGCACAGTATGTTGTGAAGCCATGA
- a CDS encoding ArsR/SmtB family transcription factor, whose amino-acid sequence MKKLHHPHAADMDISSVLHALSDPVRLQIVSEIAAGSGQACNTFDVPVAKSTLTHHIRTLREAGLVQVTVQGTQHIVALRTEDINSRFPGLLAAVLGAKANE is encoded by the coding sequence TTGAAAAAACTACACCATCCCCATGCCGCCGATATGGACATCAGCTCTGTGCTTCATGCCTTAAGCGACCCGGTCCGCCTACAGATTGTCAGCGAGATTGCTGCCGGTAGCGGGCAGGCCTGCAATACCTTCGATGTACCTGTTGCCAAGTCAACCCTAACCCACCATATCCGCACCCTCCGCGAAGCCGGGTTGGTTCAGGTTACGGTGCAGGGGACGCAGCATATTGTGGCACTGCGAACTGAAGACATCAACAGCCGGTTCCCGGGACTGCTGGCTGCTGTATTGGGTGCTAAGGCGAACGAATGA
- a CDS encoding MFS transporter, whose product MSQSTAYRATAGKPYVFRESLVVSMLGFVIVLVVMNTMMFNLALPQITKEFALSTIASSWIVTGYSIVFAIMSITFSRLSDFVPIRTLFIVGLSLFGAASLIGLFSESFAVLLSARLLQAAGAASVPGLAIVLITRYVPAERRGNSMAVIISASSLGLGLGPVIGGTVTQFLGWHNLFIITGISLLLIPLFLLLIPKEAPQKGSFDLLGAACIGIGTTGVLLFLTSRSWVTLAVGVIALLLFWLRIHRAHEPFVQPELFRNRKYLSLIALGIVSYINNFATLYLLPQVLAHLYGLTPAQSGLIIFPGAIVSMLLSNRVGRIINRYGNGLFIRYSPWLLIVAAALFALLAGTTFYAIAAVYILLSIGFSTLTTSVSNEVSEILPVDEIGAGMGFFQLVQFFGGAFSVAMTSIALSFQQSRPLGMAYSNIFWGMTVTAALAIACSLIYASYQRRAGRQS is encoded by the coding sequence ATGAGTCAGTCTACTGCTTATCGGGCAACCGCCGGGAAACCTTACGTATTCCGCGAAAGCCTTGTTGTTTCCATGCTGGGGTTCGTCATTGTACTCGTAGTTATGAACACGATGATGTTCAACCTGGCTTTGCCGCAAATCACCAAGGAATTTGCATTATCCACCATTGCCTCCTCCTGGATCGTTACCGGCTATTCCATTGTGTTCGCCATTATGTCGATCACCTTCTCCCGGCTGTCCGATTTCGTGCCGATCCGCACGCTGTTTATCGTGGGGCTGAGCCTGTTCGGCGCCGCTTCCCTGATCGGCCTGTTCAGCGAAAGCTTCGCTGTGCTGCTCTCCGCACGCCTGCTGCAGGCAGCGGGTGCCGCCTCGGTGCCAGGCCTAGCCATCGTGCTGATCACCCGATATGTCCCGGCGGAGCGCCGCGGCAACTCGATGGCTGTGATCATCTCCGCCAGCTCGCTGGGCCTGGGCCTCGGCCCGGTGATCGGCGGTACCGTCACCCAGTTCCTCGGCTGGCACAACCTGTTCATCATCACAGGCATATCGCTGCTGCTGATTCCCCTCTTCCTGCTGCTGATTCCGAAGGAAGCGCCGCAGAAGGGCAGCTTCGATCTGCTGGGTGCCGCCTGTATCGGGATCGGAACCACCGGCGTGCTGTTGTTCCTGACCAGCCGCTCCTGGGTCACGCTCGCCGTTGGCGTGATCGCACTGCTCTTGTTCTGGCTGCGGATTCACCGTGCCCATGAGCCTTTTGTGCAGCCGGAGCTGTTCCGCAACCGCAAATATCTGTCGCTGATCGCCCTTGGGATCGTGTCTTACATCAACAATTTCGCCACCCTGTATTTGCTTCCACAGGTGCTGGCTCATCTGTATGGTCTGACTCCGGCCCAGTCCGGTCTGATCATCTTCCCTGGTGCGATTGTCTCCATGCTGCTCTCCAACCGGGTGGGACGAATCATCAACCGTTACGGGAATGGCCTATTCATCCGTTACTCCCCTTGGCTGCTTATCGTGGCTGCCGCACTGTTCGCCCTGCTGGCCGGCACAACCTTCTACGCTATTGCCGCAGTCTACATTCTGCTCAGTATCGGATTCTCTACGCTGACCACCAGTGTCTCCAATGAGGTCTCCGAGATTCTGCCGGTAGATGAAATTGGTGCAGGCATGGGCTTCTTCCAACTGGTCCAATTCTTCGGCGGCGCATTCAGTGTTGCCATGACCAGCATTGCACTGAGCTTCCAGCAATCCAGACCGCTGGGTATGGCTTACTCCAATATCTTCTGGGGGATGACGGTTACCGCTGCCCTAGCGATCGCCTGCTCGCTGATTTACGCTTCATATCAGCGCCGAGCTGGCCGGCAATCATAG
- the abc-f gene encoding ribosomal protection-like ABC-F family protein, which produces MTIIRARNLCKEWNGVPLFQKVSFEIRAGERLLLFGRNGTGKTTLLKGLAGRLAFEEGDVNCSLQPEEWGLLDQQLEIPAEMGALAYVLSGIEGLPRLKQRLEQLGLLLREDRRNKAFLAEYAVVYERYLQLDGYGWEAAAERCLKQLRLAPEVWDLPYRALSGGQKTRVQLAALLLRQPKLLMLDEPTNHLDKETMEWLEEWVRDYPGTILYVSHDRAFIDRTAMAILELNPDGCRRYPGGYTRYQEQKELEARTLEAQYRSQVQEKQRLQESIRRYAEWFQQAHRAAGQHDFLRAKAKKNVSRLHAKEAALERLEQNRVELPREAASLRMKLAGGEFAAHTLLSLSGVSFGYAGQSAPLLADFNLALRRGDRLAVLGPSGVGKSTLLKLLAGLHPPVEGEVRVHPQTRIGYFAQELEHLDGSVTLLDSLLTLPGMTQSEARNILGCFLFRKDEVFKTIGDLSLGEKCRVAFLRLYFGRFNLLVLDEPTNYLDIDTRERVEEALRDYPGALVVVSHDRYLHDKVANRLLLLAPGHKPRQYEGTYAEYAQQAHAGVPDSAQQARENELGLLQLRLTQLIQSGIARSEEEDRRLMAEVVSLRRQISELTE; this is translated from the coding sequence ATGACCATTATTAGAGCAAGAAACTTATGCAAGGAATGGAACGGTGTGCCGTTGTTTCAGAAGGTGTCATTTGAGATCAGGGCAGGCGAGAGGCTGCTGCTGTTCGGGCGTAATGGTACTGGCAAAACGACGCTGCTGAAGGGGCTGGCCGGGCGGCTCGCCTTCGAGGAGGGCGACGTTAACTGCAGCCTGCAGCCGGAGGAATGGGGGCTGCTGGACCAGCAGCTGGAGATTCCCGCGGAGATGGGAGCACTGGCGTATGTGCTATCTGGGATCGAGGGACTGCCCCGGCTGAAGCAGCGCCTGGAGCAGCTTGGCCTCCTGCTCCGGGAGGACAGAAGAAATAAGGCATTTCTGGCCGAATATGCAGTAGTGTACGAACGTTATCTGCAGCTGGACGGGTACGGCTGGGAAGCGGCGGCGGAGCGCTGCCTGAAGCAGCTAAGGCTTGCGCCGGAGGTGTGGGATCTGCCGTACCGCGCGCTGAGCGGGGGGCAGAAGACGCGTGTCCAGCTGGCAGCGCTGCTGCTCCGCCAGCCGAAGCTGCTTATGCTGGATGAGCCGACCAACCATCTGGATAAGGAGACGATGGAATGGCTTGAGGAATGGGTACGGGACTATCCGGGTACCATCCTCTATGTCTCCCATGACCGGGCTTTTATTGACCGGACGGCTATGGCCATTCTGGAGCTGAACCCGGACGGCTGCCGCCGTTATCCAGGTGGATACACGCGTTACCAAGAGCAGAAGGAGCTGGAAGCGCGCACGCTGGAAGCACAATACCGAAGCCAGGTGCAGGAGAAGCAGCGGCTGCAGGAGAGCATCCGGCGTTACGCCGAGTGGTTTCAGCAGGCGCATCGGGCGGCGGGGCAGCATGATTTTTTGCGGGCCAAGGCCAAGAAGAATGTCTCCCGGCTCCATGCCAAGGAGGCGGCCCTGGAGCGGCTGGAGCAGAACCGCGTGGAGCTGCCGCGCGAAGCCGCTTCGCTGCGGATGAAGCTTGCAGGCGGCGAATTCGCTGCCCATACGCTGCTGTCCCTAAGCGGCGTCAGCTTCGGTTACGCAGGGCAGAGTGCCCCGCTGCTCGCGGACTTTAATCTTGCACTGCGGCGGGGGGACCGCCTGGCCGTGCTGGGTCCGAGCGGTGTTGGCAAGTCCACGCTGCTGAAGCTGCTCGCTGGACTGCATCCGCCGGTGGAAGGGGAAGTCCGTGTGCATCCGCAGACGCGGATCGGTTATTTTGCCCAGGAGCTGGAGCATCTGGATGGGTCTGTTACGCTCCTGGACAGCCTGCTTACACTGCCGGGGATGACGCAGAGCGAAGCGCGCAATATTCTGGGGTGCTTCCTGTTCCGTAAAGATGAGGTGTTTAAGACCATCGGGGATCTAAGCTTGGGGGAGAAATGCCGTGTTGCTTTTCTGCGGCTGTATTTCGGCAGGTTCAATCTGCTGGTGCTCGATGAGCCGACCAACTATCTCGACATTGACACCCGGGAGCGGGTGGAGGAGGCGTTGAGGGATTACCCCGGCGCGCTGGTGGTGGTCTCGCATGACCGGTATCTGCATGATAAAGTCGCCAATCGGCTGCTCCTGCTTGCCCCTGGGCATAAGCCGAGGCAGTATGAGGGAACGTATGCCGAGTATGCGCAGCAGGCGCACGCCGGGGTGCCGGACTCCGCGCAGCAGGCACGGGAGAATGAGCTGGGGCTGCTGCAGCTGCGGCTGACCCAGCTCATTCAGAGCGGCATCGCCCGCTCGGAGGAGGAGGACCGCCGGCTGATGGCCGAGGTGGTGAGTCTGCGCCGGCAGATTAGCGAGCTGACGGAGTAG
- a CDS encoding histidine phosphatase family protein, translated as MKTYIYMVRHGDSPKGVGLEERTRELSTKGMADAHKVMDVLAQEGISYFYSSPYIRAVQTIEALAEAMGSSLVLEEDLREMRFMEGNRPLQHMFADPDFALTGGESARMWTERAVRVLRQILVNHRGERIAVGTHGAVMTLMMRYWDEQYGLDFVRQTSKPDIYKLEFREEQLLQVERIVLPAS; from the coding sequence GTGAAAACTTATATTTATATGGTGAGGCACGGAGACTCCCCTAAGGGAGTGGGCCTGGAAGAACGGACGCGTGAGCTGTCGACGAAAGGGATGGCGGATGCCCACAAGGTAATGGATGTATTAGCTCAGGAGGGGATCAGTTACTTTTACAGCAGTCCGTATATCCGGGCCGTCCAGACGATTGAAGCGCTGGCTGAGGCGATGGGTTCCAGTCTGGTGCTGGAAGAGGATTTGCGGGAAATGCGGTTTATGGAGGGGAATCGTCCGCTGCAGCACATGTTCGCGGACCCCGACTTCGCGCTGACCGGCGGGGAGTCGGCCCGGATGTGGACGGAGCGGGCGGTTCGTGTGCTGCGGCAGATTCTGGTCAATCACCGGGGAGAGCGGATTGCCGTTGGTACTCATGGGGCAGTAATGACGCTGATGATGAGGTACTGGGATGAGCAGTATGGGCTGGATTTCGTAAGGCAAACCTCAAAGCCGGATATTTACAAACTGGAATTCCGCGAGGAGCAACTGCTTCAGGTGGAGCGAATCGTTTTGCCGGCCTCCTAA
- a CDS encoding GyrI-like domain-containing protein produces the protein MNTYITHKPKMKLVGVSTRTTNTQEAGPERVLQKLWETYFQSGIAAEAGITNPQLIYALYTDYVTDATGEYSVVIGHEINLDGIPTDSGKKHALIPESKYLVFTSKKGPIHEVVPQAWETIWDYFRDSPEIRTYTGDFEVYDAHHFDSGNVELQIYIAIQ, from the coding sequence ATGAATACCTATATTACCCATAAACCAAAAATGAAATTAGTCGGTGTAAGTACCCGCACTACGAACACTCAGGAGGCAGGGCCGGAGCGGGTACTGCAGAAGCTCTGGGAAACTTACTTCCAAAGCGGCATTGCAGCAGAAGCAGGTATTACCAACCCTCAACTAATCTATGCTCTATACACGGATTATGTAACGGATGCAACCGGAGAGTATTCCGTTGTGATTGGACATGAAATAAACCTCGATGGGATACCAACCGATAGCGGTAAAAAACATGCGCTAATTCCGGAGAGTAAATACTTGGTCTTCACTAGCAAGAAAGGGCCGATACATGAGGTAGTACCCCAAGCATGGGAAACCATTTGGGATTACTTCCGGGATTCGCCTGAGATAAGAACCTACACCGGGGATTTTGAAGTGTATGATGCCCACCATTTTGATTCGGGGAATGTTGAACTGCAGATCTATATTGCCATACAATAG